A genomic segment from Falsibacillus pallidus encodes:
- a CDS encoding agmatinase family protein, translating to MQKDLKNSPLSPPSFVWTKGNVKEGKMNEWIIPIQEAVEIEPEEEWDVVMFGIPLSRSSISVSGASEFPDAFRRGWKGFSTYNLDEEVDLEELTVLDAGNVDMHFTDISLSHSNIVQSMENLTDKFPQSMITAIGGDHSITAMVVKGIKNAKKNETIGILQLDTHFDLRDLKDHGPTNGTPIRNLIESGTIEGTNVHNIGLHGFFNGKSLVESAKVYGVNYTTLSKARDQGVVNAVKRALETLGENVDHIHLTVDMDVLDIAYAPGVPASTPGGMTTHELFQAVFAAGLHEKVKSMDIVCLDPTKDHPAQPTVKAGIHVFLSFLSGFAKRKI from the coding sequence ATGCAAAAGGACCTAAAAAATTCTCCCTTATCCCCTCCTTCCTTTGTTTGGACAAAAGGAAATGTAAAGGAAGGGAAAATGAACGAGTGGATCATTCCAATTCAAGAAGCAGTTGAGATTGAACCTGAGGAGGAATGGGACGTCGTCATGTTTGGAATCCCGTTATCCCGATCCTCCATCAGTGTATCAGGGGCTTCGGAATTCCCGGATGCATTCCGAAGAGGATGGAAAGGGTTCTCTACTTACAACTTGGATGAAGAGGTAGATCTTGAGGAGTTAACAGTATTGGACGCAGGGAATGTGGATATGCATTTCACGGACATATCCCTTAGTCATTCAAATATCGTCCAATCAATGGAAAACCTCACTGATAAATTTCCCCAATCGATGATAACGGCCATCGGAGGGGACCATTCCATAACTGCAATGGTCGTGAAGGGGATTAAAAATGCAAAGAAGAACGAAACGATAGGAATTCTTCAGCTGGATACTCATTTTGATTTGAGGGATCTCAAGGATCATGGTCCTACTAATGGGACCCCCATACGCAATTTAATTGAGAGCGGCACCATCGAAGGAACAAATGTCCATAATATCGGGCTCCACGGTTTCTTTAATGGGAAGAGCCTGGTCGAATCCGCCAAAGTTTATGGAGTCAACTATACAACACTAAGCAAGGCGCGTGATCAAGGTGTGGTAAATGCAGTGAAAAGGGCACTTGAAACTCTTGGTGAAAATGTTGACCACATTCATCTAACCGTGGATATGGATGTCCTGGATATTGCGTATGCTCCCGGAGTCCCTGCATCTACCCCTGGGGGAATGACGACGCATGAACTTTTTCAAGCTGTCTTTGCTGCCGGTCTGCATGAAAAAGTCAAATCAATGGATATCGTCTGCCTTGATCCTACAAAGGACCACCCGGCACAGCCTACCGTAAAGGCGGGCATACACGTTTTCTTATCTTTTCTATCCGGATTTGCCAAAAGAAAAATATGA
- the hutI gene encoding imidazolonepropionase: protein METKPLIIKNAEQVITLKGSSKGPLKKGKMNDLQILKNGCVFINEGKIAGVGTEEELASVYGELMKEAEIIDARGKIVLPGLVDPHTHVVYAGSREEEYNMRLNGSTYMEIMNNGGGIHATTGKTREASMDELIEQSKKRLDSFLLHGVTTIEAKSGYGLDWETERKQLLAAQELNKMHPIDIVSTFMGAHAIPAEYKKNPDAFVDLIIEEMLPKVSEGKLAEFNDVFCERGVFTPEQSKKILLAGKKLGLIPKIHADEIEPYEGAELAAEVGAISADHLLKASDEGIKRMAENDVIGVLLPGTAFFLMAEFAAGRKMIDMGMSIALSTDCNPGSSPSVSLPFIMNLASLKMGLTPAEAISAATINAAHAINRGHEIGSIETGKKADLTIMNVPNYMKLSYHYGMNHTDTVIKNGEIVVKDGLICKRT from the coding sequence ATGGAAACGAAGCCATTAATTATCAAAAATGCGGAGCAGGTAATCACTCTGAAAGGTTCTTCAAAGGGGCCGTTAAAAAAAGGAAAGATGAATGATCTTCAAATCCTCAAAAATGGATGCGTCTTCATAAATGAAGGGAAAATTGCCGGAGTTGGAACGGAAGAAGAACTGGCTTCTGTCTATGGTGAGCTCATGAAAGAAGCTGAAATAATCGATGCAAGAGGAAAAATTGTTCTACCTGGCTTGGTAGACCCTCATACCCATGTGGTTTATGCCGGCAGCAGGGAAGAGGAATACAACATGAGGCTGAACGGTTCAACCTATATGGAAATCATGAATAACGGGGGAGGAATCCATGCTACTACGGGAAAAACGAGAGAAGCCAGCATGGATGAATTAATCGAGCAATCAAAGAAAAGACTTGATTCATTTTTGCTGCATGGTGTAACTACAATCGAAGCGAAGAGCGGATACGGGCTGGACTGGGAAACGGAAAGAAAGCAGCTGTTGGCAGCACAGGAACTGAACAAAATGCATCCAATCGATATCGTCAGTACGTTTATGGGTGCTCATGCCATCCCTGCTGAATACAAAAAGAATCCTGATGCGTTCGTAGATCTAATCATTGAAGAGATGCTTCCGAAGGTTTCCGAAGGCAAACTTGCTGAATTCAATGATGTCTTCTGTGAAAGAGGCGTATTTACTCCAGAACAGTCCAAGAAAATCCTTTTGGCCGGCAAAAAATTAGGCCTCATCCCTAAAATCCACGCAGATGAAATTGAACCGTATGAAGGAGCAGAGCTTGCAGCCGAAGTCGGAGCCATTTCTGCCGATCATCTTTTAAAAGCTTCTGACGAAGGGATCAAAAGGATGGCAGAGAATGATGTAATCGGCGTTCTACTGCCTGGTACTGCCTTTTTCTTGATGGCGGAATTCGCTGCGGGAAGAAAAATGATTGACATGGGAATGTCCATCGCATTATCAACAGATTGCAATCCAGGTTCTTCTCCCTCTGTTTCCCTGCCGTTCATCATGAACTTGGCTTCTTTAAAAATGGGGCTTACTCCTGCAGAAGCCATCTCAGCGGCTACAATCAATGCAGCCCATGCCATAAACAGGGGGCATGAAATCGGAAGCATTGAAACTGGGAAAAAAGCGGATCTAACCATCATGAATGTTCCTAATTATATGAAACTCTCCTATCATTACGGGATGAATCATACTGATACCGTCATTAAGAATGGAGAAATTGTTGTAAAGGATGGGCTGATATGCAAAAGGACCTAA
- the hutU gene encoding urocanate hydratase: protein MKTDKRIVEGITGTELHTKGWVQEAALRMLANNLNKDVAERPEDLVVYGGIGKAARNWESYDAIVRTLKDLENDETLLVQSGKPVAVFRTHEDAPRVLIANSNLVPAWANWETFHELDQKGLMMYGQMTAGSWIYIGSQGIVQGTYETFAELARQHFGGSLKQTITVTAGLGGMGGAQPLAVTMNEGVCIAIEVDPERIQRRIETRYLDVQTNSLDEAISLAKEAKKAGKPLSIGLLGNAAEVLPEMIEKGFIPDVLTDQTSAHDPLNGYLPEGMSLGEANKMRVEDSAAFVRKAKRSMANHVKAMLLMQEKGSITFDYGNNIRQVAKDEDVQNAFDFPGFVPAYIRPQFCEGKGPFRWVALSGDPEDIRKTDEVILNEFKENESLCKWIRLAQEKIQFQGLPSRICWLGYGERAKFGKIINDMVASGELKAPIVIGRDHLDSGSVASPNRETEGMRDGSDAVADWPILNALINAVGGASWVSVHHGGGVGMGYSLHAGMVIVADGTKEAEKRLERVLTTDPGMGVVRHVDAGYELAEKTAEKHGIHIPMMKK from the coding sequence ATGAAGACAGATAAAAGAATCGTTGAAGGAATTACCGGCACAGAACTCCACACTAAAGGGTGGGTCCAAGAAGCAGCATTGAGGATGCTCGCCAACAATTTAAATAAAGATGTCGCAGAAAGGCCAGAGGATTTAGTCGTTTATGGAGGAATAGGCAAAGCTGCACGCAATTGGGAATCCTATGATGCGATTGTAAGAACATTAAAGGATCTTGAAAATGATGAGACACTCCTTGTCCAATCGGGAAAGCCCGTAGCTGTTTTTAGAACTCATGAAGATGCACCACGGGTACTGATTGCAAATTCAAATTTAGTTCCAGCTTGGGCGAATTGGGAAACGTTCCATGAACTTGATCAAAAAGGGTTAATGATGTACGGGCAAATGACTGCAGGAAGCTGGATCTATATTGGAAGCCAGGGAATCGTTCAAGGGACATATGAAACGTTTGCTGAATTGGCGAGACAGCATTTTGGAGGGAGCCTGAAGCAGACCATCACGGTAACAGCCGGACTTGGGGGAATGGGAGGAGCACAGCCCCTTGCAGTAACAATGAATGAGGGAGTCTGCATAGCGATTGAAGTGGATCCAGAAAGAATCCAAAGACGGATTGAGACAAGATATCTGGATGTACAGACAAATTCGTTGGATGAAGCCATCTCTTTGGCCAAGGAGGCAAAGAAAGCAGGGAAGCCATTATCCATTGGTTTGTTAGGAAATGCAGCGGAAGTGCTGCCGGAAATGATCGAAAAAGGTTTCATACCTGATGTATTGACCGACCAAACTTCTGCCCATGATCCTTTAAATGGGTATCTTCCGGAAGGGATGTCCTTGGGTGAAGCAAATAAAATGAGAGTGGAGGATTCTGCAGCTTTTGTCCGAAAAGCTAAACGGAGCATGGCCAACCATGTGAAGGCGATGCTTCTCATGCAGGAAAAAGGCTCTATCACATTTGATTACGGAAATAATATCAGACAGGTCGCAAAAGATGAAGACGTCCAAAATGCATTCGATTTTCCGGGATTTGTCCCGGCGTATATCCGCCCTCAGTTCTGTGAAGGAAAAGGTCCATTCAGATGGGTAGCGCTGTCGGGTGATCCAGAAGATATCAGAAAGACAGATGAAGTCATCTTAAATGAATTTAAAGAGAATGAATCACTTTGCAAATGGATCCGCTTGGCACAGGAAAAAATTCAGTTCCAAGGACTTCCATCCAGAATTTGCTGGCTGGGATATGGAGAGAGGGCAAAGTTCGGGAAAATCATAAACGACATGGTTGCAAGTGGAGAGCTGAAGGCCCCGATTGTCATCGGCAGGGACCATCTTGACTCAGGATCTGTTGCTTCACCTAACAGAGAAACAGAAGGGATGAGAGACGGAAGTGATGCGGTTGCCGACTGGCCGATATTGAATGCTTTAATTAATGCTGTTGGAGGAGCAAGCTGGGTGTCGGTCCATCATGGGGGTGGAGTGGGAATGGGATATTCCCTGCATGCCGGAATGGTGATCGTCGCTGATGGTACAAAAGAGGCTGAAAAGAGGCTTGAGAGGGTATTGACCACCGATCCGGGTATGGGAGTCGTACGCCATGTCGATGCAGGATATGAACTGGCTGAAAAAACAGCAGAAAAACACGGCATCCATATTCCTATGATGAAGAAATGA
- a CDS encoding site-2 protease family protein → MFTLDDMWMFFLAFFLTLPIVTIVHELGHVLAARLFGAKIKFTLGTGKTLFKIGVIEVKRLYFMEGWCQYEELTFNTKWTHAIIYLAGSLFNLAAILIVNSLIYAGIFHVHIFFYQFVYFSVYFIFFSLFPFRTGDGRPSDGQAIYDVFKYGTSKDLLD, encoded by the coding sequence TTGTTTACTTTAGATGATATGTGGATGTTCTTTCTTGCTTTTTTCCTGACGCTTCCAATTGTAACCATCGTCCATGAATTGGGCCATGTGCTCGCAGCGAGGCTTTTTGGAGCAAAAATCAAGTTTACACTGGGAACAGGGAAGACACTTTTTAAAATAGGAGTAATTGAAGTAAAGAGATTATATTTCATGGAAGGATGGTGCCAATACGAGGAATTGACTTTTAATACGAAATGGACGCACGCTATCATCTATTTAGCTGGCAGCTTATTTAATCTAGCAGCTATTCTAATAGTGAATTCATTGATTTATGCCGGGATATTCCATGTGCACATCTTCTTCTATCAATTTGTCTATTTCTCCGTTTATTTTATTTTCTTTTCACTCTTCCCATTCAGAACCGGTGATGGGAGGCCTAGTGATGGGCAGGCCATATACGATGTTTTCAAATATGGAACGTCAAAGGATTTATTAGACTGA
- a CDS encoding AraC family transcriptional regulator → MYSILMANKDEFESKGIQWLLESSISDIKVHCVHTLEGAVTASEELDPAIVLLDMALLEGGDAAPLKKALKIFKPIVITFALEDTFEVAKKAIDIGTSMLLTKPFSPGTIVNKIKQSIREMDSVQKKSETVIGETAENSIGYRDLFLGTGDAQPAKPHIMIAFNCENPEDIPSLLEFIEDYRFSERPKIFPMSDLVICLFSRLDIEWKEECKRFLASWNEAAESPLSIIIHKGEGMAPSSLHVQFKEIKKMCEVAFFVGYERVMEYYEESKWTFLDPFLSPNEQGLWIHWLKHQQLHEIREWMYQEFLTFGSPYPDPGLLRTRLTSILAQIRRFMKSNHINGTEIEREYLSVFDNILYSPLIHRIIERILQFIIHILKLVRDNRGDESNLAIIDKCLVFMQDNYWNQNLDLLILSAHVKRNPSYLSNLFKSKLGQGFREKLNEIRIRESKKLLQESEMPIKEIAHLCGFQNQQYFSKIFRSLEGKPPRKFRSSKESFQDSNMK, encoded by the coding sequence ATGTACAGCATTTTAATGGCCAATAAAGATGAATTTGAATCCAAAGGGATCCAATGGTTATTGGAGTCTTCGATTTCGGATATTAAAGTGCATTGTGTACATACATTGGAAGGGGCGGTTACTGCTTCAGAGGAATTGGACCCGGCCATTGTTTTGTTGGATATGGCACTGTTGGAAGGGGGAGATGCTGCCCCGCTCAAGAAAGCTTTAAAAATTTTTAAGCCGATTGTCATTACCTTTGCCCTCGAGGATACATTTGAAGTGGCAAAAAAGGCGATTGATATAGGTACTTCCATGCTTCTGACTAAGCCGTTTTCACCAGGGACAATCGTAAATAAGATTAAACAGTCCATTCGTGAAATGGATTCAGTACAGAAAAAATCGGAAACGGTTATAGGGGAAACAGCAGAAAATAGCATTGGATATCGTGATTTGTTCTTAGGGACTGGGGATGCTCAGCCTGCTAAACCACATATCATGATTGCGTTTAATTGTGAAAACCCTGAAGATATACCGTCACTTCTAGAATTTATTGAAGATTATCGTTTTTCAGAGCGGCCAAAGATTTTTCCAATGAGTGATTTAGTCATCTGTCTTTTTTCCCGTCTTGACATTGAGTGGAAAGAGGAGTGCAAAAGGTTTCTGGCTAGTTGGAATGAAGCCGCTGAATCCCCGCTTTCCATTATCATTCACAAGGGGGAAGGCATGGCTCCTTCATCTTTGCACGTTCAATTTAAAGAAATAAAAAAAATGTGCGAAGTGGCCTTTTTTGTAGGATATGAAAGAGTTATGGAATATTACGAGGAAAGCAAATGGACCTTCCTGGATCCTTTTTTATCTCCAAATGAACAAGGGTTATGGATCCATTGGCTGAAACACCAGCAATTGCATGAAATCCGTGAGTGGATGTATCAAGAGTTCCTTACGTTTGGATCTCCATATCCAGATCCCGGTCTGTTGAGGACGAGGCTCACCAGCATATTGGCTCAAATTAGGAGATTCATGAAGTCCAATCATATCAATGGTACAGAGATAGAAAGGGAGTATCTTTCTGTTTTCGATAACATTTTGTACAGCCCATTGATTCATCGGATCATTGAAAGAATTCTTCAATTCATCATTCATATTCTGAAACTAGTAAGGGACAATCGTGGTGATGAATCAAATCTGGCAATAATAGATAAGTGTCTAGTATTTATGCAAGATAACTATTGGAATCAGAACCTGGACCTGCTCATTTTATCTGCACATGTGAAAAGAAACCCTTCCTATTTAAGCAATTTATTCAAGTCGAAGCTTGGACAAGGGTTCAGGGAAAAATTAAATGAAATCAGAATCAGGGAATCCAAAAAACTGCTGCAAGAGAGCGAAATGCCAATCAAAGAAATCGCACACCTTTGCGGTTTCCAAAATCAGCAGTATTTTTCGAAAATTTTCCGCTCATTGGAAGGGAAGCCCCCAAGGAAATTTCGAAGCAGCAAGGAATCATTTCAGGATTCAAATATGAAATAA